A segment of the Pieris brassicae chromosome 10, ilPieBrab1.1, whole genome shotgun sequence genome:
ttaagcaaatttattttaatatgaaggCCTTAAAAGTGGCACAGGCATACATCGTCAAAAATAGGTATAGCAAAAACTCAAACTCCTTGATGTAAACTGTGTGGAGTACGTCGTTATCCATTATTACATTTGGGCTTGTTATTCTTATAGAATTGCAAGAACAGTACATATATTGTTATGTATGAATTATATAGTACGGCGAacctattattaatttaattatatataaccttGGTACAATAAAGGGAACTGCCTAAATAATCAATTTTGTTCCTTCAATAGCACCCACGCGTCTTCAAGTTACGGCTTATGCCATCTGATATTTCCGTTCAAtgtctattaataaatatatatttttattatttattggtacAGAGGCTTATACTTGATGAAATATATGTCAGAGattatcttataaaataatacgatatcatttgttttattagaatggtACGACCACGCAATATCATAGTCCTCTTACAggttgtaaaattaataaatacacttttttaacggattaaagctatgtattattattaaaaacttataattatttacataattctaaattgtaaaagttattttagcAAAAAACAATACTAGGTTGTAAAAGGTCAATGTCTTAAAGTCATCACTAGTGAGTAGAATCGATCAGAGAGCAACTCTACTCAAGTAGAGTAGAAGTAGTAGTTGCTCTCTGATCAGCGCCTGCGCTGGACGTGCGCATTGACTGTTTAAAAGTAGATGAAGAAaatctttaaacatttaacGTGCTTTACGAATCATGACTATACAAacaccttttttttaaatgtaatcgGAGGCAagcgggcaggaggctcacctgatgttaaatgataccaccccccatggacattcacattgccagaagggtcgcaagtgcgttgccttaAAACTAACtattagtaaaaaatgattgatttccatttaaaaattccgtattattatattattagtattgcgtattagttataaaatggattttttatagtctaaaaaaaaattatttgaaaaattttgtgtttgttaacGAGCgtctaagaaattattactattcatTTAGTTACATAATGCCGGTTGTAACAGGCAACCTAcctgaactttaaaaaaaattgtacatatCATTagcaactaatatttttatttcatatagcTTATTTTCATAACACGATGTATATAACTAACCAACTCTAAAGTTTCTCTCTAAGTGAATATAATTCtttaagaaataaagtatctttgaaccgtagttttaaaaaaatgattagaaaaaaatgtagcTAAGTTTTTGACCATTTATTTTAGGCAGTACGCGTTTTAGGCCAAtccttataaaataacatttaatagaaatatgaaatatgtttCTTCATTTATTCCGTAAATAGATGACGTGTCCGATGTTACTTAGCCTTATTCATTAAGgagaaaacatattaataactatataattgCTGCTCTCAGCAATTTTCCACTCAGTATCTTTACCGTCCGTACATGTATTACATTGTTAAATTGAACTCATCAATCTTGGAAGcaacaacttttttttagatttttgacgcaaatgtatttaaaaaatttgcgAGATATTTCTTTcgtatattgattttttaatgtaaattaacacttaattttttattctgtgcacatttgaaaatattggTTACTAAACTAAGTCTTGGAGGCCTTATTTCTTagtataacaatttaatttaaaaggaaaattatcattatagagaatataatttatatcacTCAAAAGACAAGATCGTAGTCCGATCGCTAAATATGATGTTTAATAACCTATGACCTTTTCCCAGGTATTATCAATAGAGCCTTCCTATTATTAGCGCGTGGGttgctatataaattataaaactctGAGAAATATACCAGTATTCGTATAGACGCCACGCTATTAGGAAGTCGTAAGCAATAATCGTcagattttcttaatatttaaacagaaAATAGTGGCGAAATCTTAAGTATCTTTTAAAAAGTaagtttcattaattatatttttattgtctctttaataagtattgtcttaaacataaatgtaacTATTGCTAAAGCGACAGTAAACGAAAAACTCTGATCTGAGTCTGTTTTTTGGAGTAATAATAGGAATGGTTTGTCTCTCTgactatttgtttttaattccacatgaatttaatttgtttgacaACGCCTTAAAGTACCTacttattaatacattatatattattctaaacCTTCTTTCTGATAAACTTATGTTTCTGCTTAGTCCGATAattctaaactaaactaaattgtCACACTTTTTACATTGAAAATccaattaaaatttcttcGTAAATCTCGGTCGTAGATTTAAAAGTTCAGTTAAGATAAGTGgttgtaataaaacaagtgTAATGAAATTTATCGGCGTTCGACCTATTTTCACCACAatcgatttaaatttaatcggTTATTTTATGTCGTTCTTAAGTTtggcataaattattaaaaagtatgagGGTGATTGATTTGAGATTAAAGTAATATGTTAAggtcatattaataatattgatcaTTTAGCAGTCATGATATGATTACCTAAAACAAGCATTATTGTTTGAtgatactatatatatatatatatacattatcaattataaaatttgaaatgagACTGATGTGAGTTTTTAGATGTACTAGCCCCCGCAAACTTCGATCCGCcctaatatgatttatttagcctaactttttagtagctacataccaatatatgtaacattttGCTAAGCTACCCCATAGAGACTGTACACTTTTCCGGCATAAAAACATAACCAAAACCTAACCTCATTTTTAGGATATTTCGTGCAATTTTCCCATttccataaaaaccttcctcGTCTAGCCGTCTTCGAGTTTTGCGCGTAGCAGCAatttttgcgattcatttctataaatatagattcgttattattatttttgtttacagaTTAAAGTCTGTGATTTCTAAACCCTTAACGATAACGATGCGACCTGCCGCATACGTCATCAATACGGAACAATATCGGCAcctttaatgaataatttaacaagTCTTGGCTATGCATTTACTGAGTGCTCTTGTTGACGTTAAACgcttattattcatttatcatTATCCATTGCGTGAGAAAAATTGATGACTACTCTGAAATAAGAAAGCATACGTAGACCTCCGTATGTTCGTGTTGACGATTCGAAaccaatttttattgaaattaattttgactACAACCAATTGCTATTTTCgaatataggtatatataatgttttacattgtttagCAAGACAACAACAtgatacttatatatatatataactataaccTATTATAACCCACTGCGGGATTTTTTATCAACATTGTatacttgtatttattttattaccatgagaataatattaaatttctatatatactTTACTTTTCTATctgattatttttagttttcatCAGCATTATGGTTTGACCTGAAAAATGATGTCTTATCATCACTTGTATTACAGCGTATTATGTATACTTTAATTTGCAAGACACTGTAAATGAAAACAGTACTATATCAAAAGGCTTGGGCTTTTGGTCTTTTGTTCTTCTTTTCTTGGCATTTCGTCGACTAACGTGATTACGTCTTCCAATGCTTCTTCAATTTTCAAGATTCTTTCAATTTGGCGTATAATTTAGTAACGAAATTAATCTATTGCAGGCGCCGAGATGTTCCGAAGGCGCGGTGCCGATGGCGCGGGCTAACCGCTCTCGGCTAGGCGCCCATGCGCGCCTGCCTGCTCGTGTGCGCGGCGCTCGCGCTCGCGCCGGGCCCATGGGCGCGCGCCGCCGCCACTACGCACGAGCCCGCGCGTCTCCAACACATCAAAACACAAATTTTAGCCAAggtatctataataaaaaccaaaattcTAAGAATTGACGTATTTGAATTGGCAATGAACACATTTATCGATAAAAATTCTTTTCACTTTTCAAAATTTGACTTTTACAAATCTCATGTTCCTATAGTGTACAACTATTGTGTACCTTGGTAAAGGCTGGCTTCTAAAAAACTTCTATATAAGGACTGAGAATACCAGTGAAAACTTGACAATATCACCCTTATATGACCAAAccatttcaatttttaaattacgcactttaaaataaatattgtaaatatttaaaattattttagctgGGTTTATCATCACGTCCGACGCCACTGGGGACTCCACCACGTGACGTCGTCCGCCAGATCCTGGCGCGAGCGGCAGACCCTTATCCTGAGCCTCCACAGGTCGAGCACAGCATGAAGGAGATAATCGCCATCGCGCATAGAGGTGACGTTGGGGTCTATACcaattagataaatataaaaaatagtcatatatcatatattatgCTAGCGttggtttaaaattaaaaacttacgtaaaataaatattcgctTAACGACCGCCgtataaaatcaaatcattataagggctaaataaaaacaaatggatTCAATAGACGACAATCAGACGTCAGGATTTTACTTACGATTTCACCAAAATTGCTGACCATTTTCCGCTAAATCTCTTTATTGAACAAGACGGTTcgatttaacaaatttctagtcataagaaaaatatgttggTATAAGTGATGCTGaaatgaagaaaatatattattcatctGAGCAGACGATGACTCGACAGAAATATCGATATAAGTAAACTCGTCCgaagataaattaatttagttgtATGAGAATTCAATGCTTGTGAAAATAActgtataaatatgtttatgttgtctgtatacataaaataagtaattttaaagacATATCGGATGggattaatgtttttttttttaatatctttggAATATCTGGCTGGCTATTCttgaggtattttttttatatttcataagatGAACCAGGCGTTtcctactaatatttttttatataatactcgatcctatttacaaaaactatttgatacatttcttaacaaaGTTATTCTAGACTGCAGCTCTACATTAAGGTTTGCCACTAAATCACAACTTAACAACGCTGGAAGATCGTCACATAAGAGTAAGTCATTatgatgtaataataatttataatacaaaatgttgtTAGTCATTCTCACAGttctcattaaaattataagtatagtATCAACAATTCAGCTTAAATATAAAGCAAATAAATAGCAGAAGtagtagtggcttcagcatgcgactcccATCCCCGAGGTCTaagattcgatccccggccaCAACAaaggactttctgtctatgggCGCTTTTTAACTTGCTcatacggtaaaggaaaacgtAGTAAAGAAACCGACGCATGCCTTAGACCTTAAAAAGTGGACGGCGCGTTGTTCTtataggcacagaaggctgatcaccttcttgaCTATTGGAATAACAAATGATCGCTATCAGATCAATATCAGCTAAGTGATAAGTGTTGAGGTTTTGTATTGTAAGTTATTACGTTTCTATTAAGGATACAGACTTCATGTGTTTGTcctagttttataaaatgcatgaaaacacacgccgtcgaatttttgggtctaaggcaagccggtttcctcacgatgttttccttcaccgttcaagcgaatgttaaatgcgcacatagaaagacagccggggatcgaacttacgacctcagtgggtggggtgagagtcgcacgctgatcCACTAGGCAAACACTGCTCCGATACATACACGTTAACAGTTAGTTATTCTCAAAATGTAATTTCAGGTATAAACAAGAACAGTTGGGTGAATCAACAGCAGgattattttattggtaagtaaaaatatatttttacaaaagatttttattaaatagatatgtaaaatattagataTTGTAACTGCACTGTACAATAAAATGGCGGAGTCCTTATTCATAGTTAGGACGAAAATAAACCCGGCGTTATTACCACGGCATTGCCAACAATGTTagatttaatagaaatactCACAACTTTCTTATTGCTGCATTCAGACCAAATATAGGTTTAACACTGAATGATATACTTTGATATACTATGACCAAAATGTTATATCATTTCTTTACCATATTTCAAATTCGTTTTACATAGTTTCATCCGAAGAAgtcatttatattgttaatatctTGTTATTTTGCTTATGCTTGACTAAGAAATCATCAGTGATTCTCGTAATATATACCTTATTATAGAAGCGATTAGCTACTaccaaatattttctataccACCAATATTGTGTTTATAACAAACGTTCAAAAGTTCAGCGTCGTCCCCGCATTGCGTAACGGTCTTATGATTCAATGGAATCGTGAATAAATTGACGATTGAAAGGCTTTAAAAGGCTGAGTGCGAGGCTCCTTCTTTGACTTTATTAGAACagacaaattataatattggcTACAAGGAAGTTGATATTGCAAaaggattaaaaaaataaaagttgttaaacaaaaacatttttaccaaaaattaaaatcttgataaattacagaaaaataaactGCATTAAATCTATAAACCGACTAAAGATATACACGAAAATGACGTAAAAAGCATTAAATAGTTGACTATCTATATGGTCACCACTGATTACCTTAATACATCAAATCACTACAAAATATACCTAAATCACTTGAAGTGTAAAAACctttaaaagaataatttgAACGGGAAAAGCTTCAATTTTATATCGAAGCAATATAAAGGGAATCAATATAAACTGTATAGTCTATAGCAATGACCACGAATATAACACGCGTGTTAAGTATGAACAGAAATTAGCTATATTCTCATAGttaaatacattgaaaattACTTCCTTATCTCAAGCAACGCAGCATAATAATATTGCGATTCAGAAACGCAACGACAAAACTACAATGGCTAGTAAGTAGCTCgcatttacaaaaaattcattgttcatacaagtttttattattactatagatATCTTTGCAGAATGACTGCAGTTGGGCGCCCGCCAGCCGCTATGTGCTGCCGCCCGACGTACTTGcgtataagtttttataataaaaaatatttttctcaatAAAACAATTCATACGTATTAGAACGCTTTTAATGCTGCATACTCTATGGTACATACGTCAATAGGTTCTATACAGGTAATATCAACGAACGAAGTTAATAGAATCTGCTTTAGGTCGTGATTGTGttgaaatattaagaataacaaAACAACGTCTATCGTGTACATTGTGCGCATATAATAGGTATGTCTAATTAAATAACACATACACtaacaacaaacaaaagtATGAATCccgaaattaattttagaattgGTACATCACACCTCCACATCCTTGAAGACACTCAATATTTGACGTCGTGTACCTCATAATTTTCAGTCAAAACTATAactaaagtattattaaagATAGATAATCATATTTTGTAAGATTTTTAGTACTTTCTGAGGGTTGCAAAATGaataggtttaaaataaaaatgattttttaataaaaatactggccgaatattaaaatatctttagacAAGCGTTTACTGTTTACTGTTCTCGAAAGACGACATGTTGTTATGAGGTTTGGATAGCTTAGGTTAATTAACGATAAAAGGTTAAGAATTAAGATGTTATTTTCCTgataggtttttatttataatttataagtatggtgctatattataaatattttccatttgcataggggccgttcaagtattacgtaagcaatataggtgggggggggggggatctttgattttcttatttgttgattacgtcaacagtaattatttacttttttacatgattgaaaacgaaatgcattttcgaagagtcctacaaaaaatgtataggTTTATTTATGAACTAATTTTGAGAGTTTTGCTCTCATTTTTTGACAAGAGGAGGGggggataaattgcagtaaacctgcttacgtaatactcgAACGGCCCGTAGAAGTGGATAACAATGACCACACCGCTTCCTCTAAAATAGAAACGAGTGGTTAAGGGTTCTTGATATATGCAATAAATTGCATCTAGTGTATCcttaatttgataaaacttGGCTTTAAAAACCCccgtttttttattacataatatattatatgtaaaaagaCATACCATACCAAACAATAGTAATACCGTATTGTATGTAGACATGACGTATATACTTCGTCTTAACTTGACCTATAAGAAgccaaaaaaacaaatgtttaaaatttaagtccGAAAAATTCTACAAAGACATAAACTCGGTAATTTATAGGCCAGACTTAACTCATTTGGAGTACTCGGTCGATCTAGATGGCTAGACTATTTCTAGCCAAAATGGCTTACTTAACAAATTCTGGAACTTTTCCATTTTTTGTACTTCTCAAATGGCCGTAATCTTCAAATTAatcttatgaaataaattattgtacgAGGCTGCGCTGGCCTTTGATGTTTACAAACGCCTGCTTGAATAATTCAACAAAATTGTGTTTTGACGTTCCTTGCGTGTTTCGTCCATTTTCTTTTGATCTCATTATTCTTTCTCTAAACtactaatgatttattattttggatattttgtacatatagCTGTCGTTTCATTAATATAGGTTAATGACCTCTCGATCGAAACTTAAATCGATTGCTCGGGGAACGGTGTTAGGAGTAGTAAAAATATGCAATACCTGAATACTAGATACATTTTCATCATTCACTAGTTACGTTCACGGAGATATACAATAACTGAGGTCGATATCCTAAATTATTCCCATGTTTTATACAATGCAATATAGAAATGCCATACGTATACTCGTAAATATAATTCTGATCAAAATAGGAGTTGAACTATTTCAGCAACTTTTGCGTATTGACAACGCTGTCCGAAGAACAAATTAGATTTagaaattttaagaatattaccataaatataaaaaaaactgtctactaattttaatgattaatttactaatttcAGATAGCGGGCGAGGAAGTATCGATGTACCCTCTACATATAACTTGGAATGAAGACCCATGAAAAGGTTATAAAACTACCAACGATGTACTGGTGCTTTgggaaatacattttactatCGACCAtttagagtattttttttcaggcGTTACGTTTATAGACGTAAAATGAGCTTCATATAGGTATAGGTCCAAAGGTGTTCGTTTTTACATATGTCATCAAGTGACTTGACAGcaatgataatatatataaaaaatcgtgaaaaataattgactgtatttttaaaatagcattAAAAGTGATTCTAAAAAGTTAATACAACAACATGATCTATCAATGATTACGATTTTAATACTACTCTAATGGCAGGTTCATATCCTACTGAAGAtaagattttactttaaaaaatttcctttaacaaactatattatatttgaatattctCTCGAgctatcaattttttttaaggttaCACTTATTTTACATCAAAGAATATTGCATTTTAGCTTTGAAATTTAATGCTCAATTAGTTAGTGACTGATAGCTCATAGATTATGAAttgaggatttttttttaaaataaaatatccttGAGTATATGTCTACTGTCTATCTCTCGCATTTTACTACTTACCCATTctccataataaaaattaaatgatttatatttcgacaaaaataattttaataacgtataattttacttttaataaagacaatttatttgtaatctgttttaaaataattgctaCAGATTGTAGTCCAATTTGAAAatctttttgtttaaaacgGATACTTCTTGCGTGatgtgtgtgtttgtgtgaTATGGACGATGATCATATCACCAAAAGAAACcaaactaattatttaacttatagTTACAATTTAAGTGTTTTGTATTGACTCGCCTAAATCTGAAGATATACACTTTATTGGTTACGTAGTggaaaaatttctttttagtGTTTGTTGAAATCAatgagaaatatttaaaatcttgtaTTATGTATGCTTacaaatttttcaataaaaaaaacaccatgatttttaaatttattaataaatattaccgcTTCATATTGTCGTTTTgcatttatgtaattaattcaaaataagcATTTACTTACTTCAGAAATACGTTGTATTACTAATGCACATGACTTCTAGAGCAAAATCGGATTTGATTGCTGGTGAAATAAGAATTTTTACTGTTTGGTAGACCGATTATCAGCTGTTGGCTTTATAAAAATGAGCAGTGATATAGACCCTGACAAGTGTACCCCATTGCGCTAAATAggaaaagtatatattatcgTCTAACTGTATATATCTTCTTGAcatttatacttattattattagttaaccAAGCACATTAGATCAAGGTTATACGATATAGAAAACTTCTAGAGTTCAGTTTGGATATCactattttaattctaaaatttaaatatatggatAACAACAAAGGGTTaagagcaatgttggcctagtggcttcagcgtgcgacgctcatccctgaggtcgtaggttcgatctctggctgtgcaccaatggattttctttctatgtgcgcatttaatattacctcgaacggtgaaggaaaacatcgttaggaaaccgacttgccttagacccaaaaagtcgcggcgtgcgtcaggcagacggctgattacctacttgcctattcaattcctatacagatcatgaaacagatacaaaaatctgaggccaagatctaaaaaggctgtagcgccattgatttatggGTAACAACACACTTTTTGGGTGAAACAAATATACGAGTTCTATTTTGATAGGacttaaagattttaatattcaaagctctttattacattatataatacttattgtatatatttaacaaattgagACATATCTACTTACATACCAATAATGTACCGAGAAAATACCGCTATCGTGGCTTAATTATTACCTAACCTGTATTACATCCTGGATTCGATTCGCTGTATTAATCAGTTTTACTACAAGTAAATGATCACCTTCTAAAGCGTATGCTTCATATGCTATTGGCTGGTATGGAACAACGTATGaacaattatttgtatataacaattatcaaCGTATTTAATTACCTAAGaagataatttaatgtacctgtgaattttttatatgtttaaatgttGGTAAGATGATATATGAACAAAGAAAGCACGATTCTAACTATAGgtctactttttttttatacgacTGTCCACAGTCACATGGAGAcggctcacgagtgcgttgccagcctatCAGTGAGCTTTTTTATGGATACAGTCGAATATATTGGAGATACTTTGGGCAAAGTTTTCACAATTATTGGTTTGCCACAAGGTCTATTaaaaatgctcagttgtggaataaGGGACGACATTGATCTACGTTTACTGCCCCGACGCCGTAACTTAAAATTTAgccgatatatatatatatataatccgAACAACCGTGGAAAGGGTGCTGTGTCATCTGTATACAGTATTCTATGTGGGGCAGGATCTGCATTAAGTCATTTAAAATGCCTTATTCGCTACTAGAATGAATAAGCAGGATTTACATAAACACTTCAATGTTATATGAAGTTAAAACATTCACCCAACTATCAacaattagtaataattaaccTTATCTGTACGAGAGCAAATAGTGCTAGTTCAAAGTTTAATGATAGCCCGCTAAGGTAAACGGATATAAAGTTTCATTATGTTggtattaacaataaaacactAACAGATTATCTAGGTTATTCTTTCAGGCATCATAATGAATAAGATTTCTATGTAATACTCGTGCTTAGTTTTGTGCATAGGTGTAAGTTATAACACTTAATGTGTTGGTtgaaatttttacatttaactaaatacaGTATAAATGGACATATTTAGCGAATTATCACAGACCTCCTCAGAACACttttccaataaaaatttatagtttGGCGAAAAATTAAGGTACTACGATTGATCATAATATTACAGTTTTTCATATAGGTTGACCATGGCATagcgataaaataaaattagtttgatttatttaaaaaacggtAAACGAGTTTATGCTATGATAATAAGCCGTTTGTGCTATTATACTTGAACCATTAGATTAAGCATTTAAGCATTCAAGACAATTACAGCAGAATCAGTAAGGTCATAGTGTAAAAACACAGGAGGTCAAACATCCTTTTAACCaggaaaattaatttgaaaaagatacagaaatgCTTTGCCAACGTAcatactcaaactcaaaataactttattcatataagtaacCCAATACACTtgtgaacgtcaacagaaaagatatttaattgattcaaaatttacatttacaccaatttgcaagtcaagggcgtagagcgggcaagaagaactgacaAGTAACTCtccaccactctttttaattcccaagttttgagtcatacaaattgtttgtaaggcAGAGCAgccacaaatattttaactggagcaatcatttaaataatcgtcaaatttataaaaagctttattgactAATTTACctttaacgagagttttgaaATTATCTAGTGATAATTCGCTAATTTCGCTTCGGAGTTTGTTGTAGAAACGAATACACTTTAAGGAGTATTCATATAAGGAGTAGTTTATCGTCTAAACCTTTGTAGTACGCTTAGATTTGTTCTGTTTCTATGCGtgtgaaagtcaccatttgttttaaaatcg
Coding sequences within it:
- the LOC123715582 gene encoding uncharacterized protein LOC123715582, encoding MRACLLVCAALALAPGPWARAAATTHEPARLQHIKTQILAKLGLSSRPTPLGTPPRDVVRQILARAADPYPEPPQVEHSMKEIIAIAHRVILDCSSTLRFATKSQLNNAGRSSHKSINKNSWVNQQQDYFIDSGRGSIDVPSTYNLE